aacgagccccaaagcaggtaaacgcAGATTTTGTCGAATTATGTAAGCgatagtccatgaaatttttgtgatccaaaattcccaaaacaaaatgattaaatttttcTCATCGATGTTTATTGAGATGTTGGCAACGTATACAGTTCGTCCCGCATGAAAAACATGcgcatttcaagttcaaatgagccccaaagcaggtaaacgtaattttttaaattttttgtgctatattttattgaaattttgtgatccaaaattctcaaaacaaaataatagaaattattcATGGACGTCCCTTAACACATTGACAATGTATTCAGTTCATCCCGCAGAAAATATTGAtgcattttaaagtttaaacgaGTCCTAATACAGGTAAACGTAGATTTTGCCTATTTTCGTGTGCATagtccatgaaaattttgttaCTCGGAATATCCGAAATAAAATGGCCAAAAtatttcatggacgtccgttaagacgttggCAATGTATACAATTTATCCATCGAGGAAAATTGACAATTTAAAACTTCAAATGAGATTCAAAGCAGGTAAACAcaaattttgtcaattttcatgtgctttagtctatgaaatttttgtgatacGGAATTCCCGCAATGAAATGACTAAATTTTTACAATGACGTCCACTATGACGTTTGCAATGTATCTAGTTCATCTCGCATTGAAAACAGGtatattttgaagttcaaacaaGCCTAACGCAGGTAAAGATAGATTTTTTCGATTTTAGTGAGCTATAATTCATGAAATCCGTTAAGACAATGACAATGTATTCAGTTTGTTCCACAGGGAAAACATACGCATTTTACAATTCAAACGAGTCTCAAAATAGGAAAACAcagattttgataattttcatgtgctaaCTTACATAGAATTTTTGGGATCCCAAAACTCTAAAACGAAATAACAGAAATTTTTTCATGACCATCCGTTAAGACATTGGCAATATATACAGTTCATCTCGTGAGGAAAAGTGTCGCATTTTctagttcaaacgagccccgaagcaggTATGCAGATTTTGCCAATTtctgtgtgctatagtccatggaatTTTTGTGATCCGTAATTCTCGAAGCGAAATGACTGAAATTTTTTCATCAACATCCGTTTAGACATTGGCAATGAATATAGTACGTTACCGCATTTTCAAGTTCGAATGAGCCTAAAATAGGTAAATGTAGATGTTGCCATTTTTTGTGTACTATAATTCATAGAATTTTTGTGATCCAGAATTTCCGAAAcgtaatgaaaaaaattattcatggacgtccgttaagacgttgAAAATGTATCCAGTTCATTCCACAAGGATAAAagacgcattttcaagttctaACGAGCCTAAAGCAGGTAAACGtagattttgttgattttcatgtgctatagtccatgaaatttttgtgatccaAAATTTTTGAAACGAAATGGATGAAATTTTTTGATGGACAATCATTAAGACGTTGACAATATATATACAGTTCGTGCCGGGAGAAAAATGGGCGctttttcaagttcaaaaaagTAGGTAAATGCAGATTTTGCtgattatcgtgtgctatagcccatggAATTTTTTGTAATACGGAATTATCGCATTCAAATGACTAAATTATTTTagggacgtccgttaagacgtttTCAACGTATCCAGTTCATCTCCTGTGGAAAATGGGTGTtgtttcaagttcaaataaGCCTCAAAGCTGGTAAACGCATATTTTGtcgattttcttgtgctatagtccattAAATTTTCCTGATGCGGAATTTCCAAAACAAAATGGCTAAAAATTTCATGGACGTCCACTAAGACGTTAGCAATGTAAACAATTTGTTCAGCGGGAAAGACATTCgtatttcaagttcaaacgagccccaaagcaggtatACACAGATTTTGCTAATTTTTGTGTGATATAGTCCGTGAAATATTTGTGATTCGGAATTCCCAAAATGAAATAGCATAAGTTATTCATGGACGTTCGTTAAGACGTTGTCAATGTATCTAGTTTGTCCCGCGGAGAAAATGGACCTATTTTTTGTGATCCGGATTTTCCAAAATCAAATGATCGAAATTTTTTATGGGTGTTCGTTTAGATGTTTGTAATGTATACAATTCGTCCCGCGATGAATATGaacgcattttcaagttcaaacgagccctaaagcTGGTTAACGCACCAATTTTAAAGTGCTttagtccatgaaattttttgtgATCCAAAATTCACGAAATAAAAggccaaaaattttcatgaacaTCCGTTAAGACGTTGGCAATGATTCAAGTTCGTCCAGCGAGAAAAACAGgtgaattttcaagttcaaacaattCCTAAAGTAGGTAACACCgatttcttgattttcatgtgctatagtccattaaatttttttgattcgGAATTTTCGAAATTAAATTgctaaaaattttcatggaaGTTCGTTAAGACTTAAGCAATGCATATAGTTCGTCTCGCGGAGAAAATggacgcattttcaagttcaaacgaacCCTAAAGTAGGAAAACATAGACTTTGtcgattttcgtgtactatagttcatgaaatttttgtgatccaaaattttcaaaatgaaacGGCAAAAACTTTTCATAGACGGCTGTTAAGACGTTGGGAATGTATCCAGTTCGTTCAACTGGGATAACTGACACATTATAaagttcaaacaagccccaaagcaAGTAAACGcagattttaccgattttcatgtgctatagtccataaAATTTTTGTGATCCAAATTTCCCAAAACGAAATGGCCGAAATTTTTCATAGGTGTCCTTTAAGACGTGTGCAATATATCTAATTTGTTCCGCGGGGAAAACTGACGCATTTTCCAGTTCAAACAAgtcccaaagcaggtaaacgcagattttgtcgattttcgtgtgctttaatccatgaaatttttgtgatccgAAATTCCTATAACGGAATGActgaaatttttcatagacgtctgttaagacgttGGCAATGTATCCAGCTTATCCGGCGGGAAAATGAGCGCATTTTAAGTTaaaacgagccccaaagtaggtaaaaataaattttgctgattttcatgtgctatattCCATGGAATTTTTGTGGTCTGGTATTCTCGAAATGAAATGGTCAATATTTTTCATGGATATTCGTTAACACGTTGACAATGTATATAGTTCGTTTCGCGGGAAAAACAGACgcattttcaatttcatactAGCCCCAAATAATATTTTGCCGATTAAGACGTTGGTAATGTATACAGTTCATCTTTTGAGGAAAATtagcgcattttcaagttcaaatgagcaCCAAAGCAAGTAAACAcaaattttatcgattttcatatgctatagtccatgaaatttttgtgatctGGAATTTATAAAACGAATTGTCAgaattttttcatggacgtccgtaaTTGTTGGAGATTGTATTCGGTTCGTCCCGCGGGAAGAACggatgcattttcaagttcaaacgagccccaaagtaggtaaacactgattttgttaattttcttgtgctataatCTATGGAATTTTTGTGATCTAGATTTCCAAAATGAAATgtctgaaatttttcatggacgtccattaagacgtTGGCAATGTATGTAGTTCATCGCGCAAGAAAAACGGGTGCattttaaaattcaatcaaGCCCAAAAGCATGTAAATGCAGATTTTATCGAATTTCATGTGCTAAAGcccatgaaatttttatgatccaaaatttccaaaatgatATGCCCAATGATTTTCATAGACGTCCGTTAAGGCACTGACAATATCCAATTCGTCCCGCATGTAAAACGGgtgaattttcaagttcaaacaagccaCAAAGTAAGTAAATacagattttatcgattttcatgtgctataataCATTGATATGACGCCTAGTGCACccaaaaatttcttttaagaaaCTTTTATGAGTACCTCTACATTGAATTCGGGACCCTTCACGTATAGTTACACCATTTTTTTCGTGCCCATCTCCTCATCTTCATgcctttttttaaagaattgtgagaatttcttcatttttcatgtgtattagctCGTGGATCTAGCGCCTAGAGCACCTAAAAATTTCTTTTGCAAAACATATTCGAGGACCTCTGTACTGAGTTGGGAACCTTCATGTATACTTACGCTATTTTTCTCGAGCCCATTTTCTCATTTCTCTGTGTATTAGATCATGGATCTGGCAACCAGAGGaacgaaaaaaaaattctcaaaaacctttatgaggacctctgtGTTGAGTTGAAGAACCTTCACATATATtcacacaaatttttttttcccaTTTCCTCATTTACAGGCCTTGTTTAAGGAATCACgcaaattcttcaatttttcgtgtgtattagtccATGGATATGGCGCCCGGAGCACCtatatctttttctaaaaataattcatGAGGAACTCCGTATTGAGTTGGGAACCTTCACGTATACTCACACATTCTTTTTGCGCTCAATTACGCATTTTCATGCCCTTTTTAGGAATAACTCAAATtcctcaaaaaaaatttatgtatattagCCCATAGATATGGCGCCCAGACCACCCAAATTATTTATCTCTAAAACTTAATGAGGACTTGGCATTTGGGTCACCTAAATTTTTATCCTCAAAAAACTTTGTAAGAACCCACAGATATGTTGTCCGGAGCACCCACaacatttttgtcaaaaaattttATGTGGACATACGTATTGAGTAGGGGAACCTTCACGTATGCTCAAATCATTTTTTCGTGCCCATTTTCTCATTAACGGGCCCCTTTTTAGAAATCGTGTAAATTTCTCAATTATTCGTATGTAATAGCTCATAGATATGGTGCCCAAGGCACCTAAAATCATTCTCTAAAAACTTTATGAGAATCTCTGTATTGATTTAGGGAACATTCACATATACTTATACCATTTATTTCACGCTCATTTCAGCATTTACAGACCCTTTAGGAATCAAGAaaaattctcaatttttcgtgtgttaCCCATGATCTGGCGCCTATAGCACCTAAAATTTTTTCTCAATAAACCTTATGATGACCTCTGTACTAAGTTGGAAAACTCTTCATGTATACTCGTACCATTTGGTTTGCGCCCATTTCTATATTTACATGCCTTTTTTTAGAAATTGCACAAATTCCTCAACACTTTGTGAGTATTAGCCCATTGAATGGCGCCTAAAGAACCCAAAAAATTTCTCATAAAAACTTTACAAAGATCTCTGCATTTAGTTGGAGAACCTTCACGTATTCTCATACATCTTTTCGCGCCCATAtcctcatttacatgcccttatTTAGGAATCAcacaaatttctcaatttttcatgtttattaGCCCATGGATTTGGCGCTCGGAACAtcctaaaatattttctcacaaAGCTTAATGAGGACCTCCGTATTGAGTTGGAGAATCTTTatgtatactcacaccattttattcgtttttatttcttcaatataGGCCATTTTTAGGAATTGcagaaattttcaattttgtgtACTAGCCCATGAATATAGCGCCCAGAGCAgtcaaaaaaattcttaaaaaactttataaggaCCTTCGTATTGAGTTGGGGAATCTTCACGTATACTCAAATTCGCGTCCATTTTGTCATTTAGCAGCAACTTTTAAGGAATCGTGcaaattcttcaattttcgtgtgtattaTTAATCCATAGATTTAACGCCCGGAGCACCTaaaatctttttctaaaaaactttCTGAGGATAACTGTATTGAGTTGGGGAGCCTtcacgtatactcacaccatttgtTTCGCGCTCATTTTTGCATTTACAGGCCTTTTTTTAGGAATCGCgtaaatttctcaatttttcgtgGGTATAAGCCTATGAATCTGGAGCAAGGAGcacccaattttttttccaaaaaactTTACAAAGACCTCCGTATTTAGTTGGAGAACATTCACTTATACTCCCACTATTTTTTTCACGTCCATTTCCTCATTTAAAAGCCTTTATCTAGGAATCACgcaaatttcttaatttttcgtgtgtattagcccatggatctaACACTCGGAAcaccaaaaaaaattctcaaaaaactttatgaggacctccgtgATGAGTTGGAGAACCTTCATATATGCTCACACCCATTTTTCGTGACCATTTCCCCATTATAGGCAATTTTTAGGAATTGCAcaatttctcaactttttatGTGTATAAGCCTATGGATATGGCGTCCAGGgcatccaaaaaaaattcaaaaagttttaTGAGTACCTCCGATTGAGTTGAGAAAACTTCATCGCAACATTTTTTTCGCGTCCATTTTCGCATCTACTACCCCTTTTGACAAATCAcacaaatttctcaatttttcatgtgtattagcccaCAGAATTTGTGTCTGGAGCTTTCgaatttttcttaataaacTTTATGAGTATCTCGGTATTGAGCTGGAGAACTTTCACGTATACTCACAATATTTTTTCGTGCTCATTTCCACATTTACGGGCTTTTTTTAGAAATCAAacaaattactcaatttttcgtgtgtattagcccataaATATGACGCTTAGAgcacccaaaaaaaatttcttaaaaaacttTATGTCGACCTGTATATTAAATTGGGGAACATTCACGAATACTCACCATTTTTTCGAGTCCATTTTCGCATTTATAGGACTATTTTATGGAATCGAGCAAATGTCTCAATATTTTGTGTATATTAGTCCATGAATCTGGCACCTGGAGTACCAAAAttgttttctcaaaaaactttataaggaCCTCCGTATTGAGTTGGGGTACCTTTACATACAGTCACACCATATTTTTTGAGTCATTTTCACATTTACAAGCCCTTGTTTAAGAATCGTGCAAATTCcttaatttttcgtgtgtattaatTAGCCTATGGATCTAGCGCTCAGAGCACCCAAAAAGAAATcttaaaaaactttatgagaacCTCCATATTGAGTTGGGAACTTTCATGTATACTCACACCAATTTCTCGTGTCCATTTCCTCATTTATAGACCCTTATTCAAGAATGACgcaaatttttcaatttttattgtgTATTATTAGCCTATAGATCTAGCTCCGAAGCAcccaaatattttttctcaaaaaacattATGAGGACATCCGTACGGAGTGGGGAAACCTTCAcctatactcacaccattttctTCTACTCTCATGTCGTCATTTACATGTCCTTTTTTAGGAATCATGcaaatttctcaatttcttGTATGTTAATCCATAGATCTAGCATCCGGAGCATCCAAAAAATTTTCCCAAATAACTCACACCATTTCTTTTGCTCCCATTTGTGCATTTAGATGTCTTTTCTTTAAGAATCGatcaaatttctcaatttttcgtgtATGTGATTCTcggtaaataaaaatttaaattgatatcaatagaagcaaatgtgtaatttaatattttaatacatgtataactaatatcTACGTaacttattttatcttttatccTGCAGATTTTATACATAGATTCCCTCAAAACTTATACATAACTTCCCTCATAATATTTGTaggtattaattaattatgtaggaTTACAAAAAGCACAATCACACCCcgtataaaacttaaatatgAATAACTTATACACAATATTTAAAATCCTATCAACCAAACATGTTATAAGTTCTATTGACTTTCATATCTCGCACAAAACTTTAACTAATACTATAACAACAAAAAGGCAACACATGTTTATCTAGCGTAAAATCACAAGTTCCATATTATATCTCATGGATTTcgttttttttagtattataaTTATCACACTGTAATCACAATAAAACTTTATTCACAAAACAAACGCGCCTTAAGAGTATGGCTTAGTAATCATATAAAATTGCTAAAACTGTATCACTAAGGAACATATTTTACTCACTATACGTTAACAAGTGAAATAGTCGAGGTGTGTGATAACTTAACGCAAACAGCACGAttcgaataaataaaaaaaaatagagtaaaGATAAATATCTACTCCTACTGAGTGAAAATAGGTAGCTCAGAGATGTGCAAAAATAAGAGACTTACTTTTAACAGAGAAGAACAGAATTTGTCTTTGAGAGTAGAGATGAGAGTCTATTCTTTAAACAGGCTACAGATACATCAGTCAAATATTGTCAAAGTGACAGCAAACATTGTGCTTTATAACATAAATGGCGTTCATTTACACCTAGTATGGGTTGTAACGGGGACGCCCTCGTCCACCACTGTCACCCCGCCTTCCGTCACTTGAACTGCCTCCACTACGTCCACCTCGTGATGTTGGAGGAGGAGAATGCATAACTCCTGGTTGTTGCCTGGATGGGAAAGAAAGATCAGAAATAGTACAACGAAAACAAGCTTAAACACCATTGAAGCATTTGGGAACAAGCACTTCTGATGGAACCTAATTAAACATCCTATTACTAATAGTATGGTATTTAATGCTTCACTAGAAGTGAAGCCTGTCTTCAGATAATATGGCATTAATGGTCTTCTATTTCGTTAATTTCAGCCACGACTCACAATAAATGGAGTTCAGAAAACGCAGAAAGAAGTTGTTTTGCTCCAGGACACTAGTTTTCCTTTATATCATAAAATCAGAGATTGGACTTTTCCATTCATTATCACGCTTAGCGAAGCAACTGCTATAGACAGGTTGTACTTACAGGACATATCCAATCCTTCCATCAGGTAAAAGCATCGGCATCATTGCCAAACCACCAGGTGTAGCTCCTCTTCCATAAACCATTGACTGTGAAGTGAGGAGCAACGAGTGTTAGTAAAGCTGCAGATTCACAAATCtatctaaacacaagctaataCAAGAGGATGACAATAGAAGGCCTGTGATTTTCATCTATTTAGATTTAATCAAACTGAAATCTTGAAATAGGTATTTTTTGGTCTCTGAATGAGCATATGTAATATTAACACATCGGAAACAGGTGTTATCTCCACAGTTTTTGCATATTGCACACAGTTGACAAAATTGTgtagatgataaatcatcttcatcatcattaatagaaAAGCCACACACAACCTGCCACATAATAAACTAACAGACCCTAGCAACTGAATACTTTGCTTACAAGCTACAGAACAGGAAAGTTATTTAAGATTAGTCTTTTATAATGGGAAAATCATTGAGGGCTAGTAGCATGCAGTACGAAACTCAATGGATAATGAGCCCATCCCTTTATACTTCTTCACTAGAATACCGAGCTTTTGTGCAGCAAGATTCGAACCCGTTACGTGCGCATAACCTACACATCACGTGCTGTGCGCTCCGCTATGCTAAAGCCAAGGGGATCAAATGTTTGAAATTATCCAAACAACAAATATCTTTTTGCTTGTTCTTTGTTGGGATGGGTGGGGCAGGTATCCATCACTGAGTATTATGGTTCAACAACGTGACAATTAAAGGTGATAAGAAGAAACAAAGTAGACCAAAATCAAGTGGAGCAAAGTTGCCTCAAAACACTCCTTTCCGAAGGTCAAGATTTAACTTGTCCCAAAACCCCAATAACCGCTCACGATCAATGCAAACTAAGTTAAGAAtacaacataagaaaaaaacatGACATGCAAATGATACATATATAAACATTATTAACTCATTGGGATTAAAACTCCATTCATACACTTCAACTATGCCTAGGTACTATTCCGGAGTCTTTCCTTTGGAAAACGCACATCTCCGTGTAGGGAGAAGTAGTTTTGAGAAGTGTATTTTTCAAAACTATGTATTTTTACCAGACAAATTATTTAGTATTAGAATGTAATGACCTAAATATAACGAAAATTATGCAAAGACCTAGAACATCAACGGCAAATACAAGCATTCACCATCAAAGATGGTAAAAAAAGCTCTTACTTGGGCTACACCTGGACCACCAAATCCTGCACCAAAACCTGCACCTAGAGCACCATAAGGGGCTCCCATCATGCCATATCCAATACGAGGAGGGTAAGTTGGAAGAGTGGCTCCCTTTTGTGAGCTTGATCCTCCTGAAGATTTTTGATCTACCTGAGGCTTTGCAAGTGAACACTCCAGAATTTTCCCTGATCCAAAGAGAGCAGCAATGCATCAGTGTCCCTATACATTTTGTTGTATGAAGTGAACTCCAATCCAAAGAAAGAAGTGGAAACGGATATACCATCTATCTCATATTTTTCAGTGTTCTTCAGGGCCCTCATAGCACTTGACCTATCAGCAAAGTGAACAAAGCCATATCTGCTCTGTTCTTGCCCTGGTTTAGCTGGAGGAAGAACTACTTTTGTAATTTTTCCATGATGTTCAAACAACTCTCTTAGCTTGTCTTGGTTAATGTGTTGGGGCAAGTTCTTCACATACACTGCCTTAACCTATAGAGTTCCAAAGGAGACAAAACATGATGCTTACATTATAATTCCACATCTTCAGACATTTGTCAATCAACCAAGCTGGACCATATTGCAGTGTTTTATGCACCAAACAATAAACAATTCTTAAGGAAATATAGCTACTAGGTAGTACAGTAACTTAGTATAAGATACCCCAAATGAAATCCCTAAAGCAAAGAAGAATGCATATATGCCCAAAAGCATTGTATTTTAATCAGTTGGAACTGCGGCAATATTTTAGTCCTTTTCGTTATGGGGTTTGGGGGCAGGGGAGCTTTTGCAGGAGATGAAATGTTCACAGATATATTCCTTGTTAGAAAGAGACTTTACCAACAAATAGCACAGAAGAATTATGTTGAATAGAAATCACCATATGTGTGAGTATCTTAAGAAAGCACCCTGCAGCATATTAGTCTGTACGCAGAGGAAAGATAAAATTTGCAAGAATTCTGGAAGTAGGAACCTGTGAAGAAGCAGTTTCAGCATTTTTGGGATCTGCCCAGCTAACAGTTGGTGCATTATCATCAAGCTTAAAATCTGAATTTGACATCTCTTGTCTTGAATACTCTGCACATGCATGATTGTAATACTCTATAAAAGCGAATCCACGATTTTTACCGGAATTCAGAGGATCCTGCAACATAgaagtagaaaaaaaattaaagcaacaaaatagtttttttcttgCATATAGAGAGAGGGAACTGGGGGTTAATCTTCTTTCCATGAACAGGATATAATTGGAAGAGTAACTATCGTGGAGCAGCACATGTACACCTATGACAATAAGAACTGTACCAAAAGGTGAGAAAACAGACTAACTAAACATATGTCAAAAAAAAGCCAAGTCCTACCTTCACTAACTCAATAGTAATAACCCCAGGCCCTACATTTGTTACAGCCGTCCTCATATCTTCCTCGCCCCAGGATCTAGGAACATTACCAATGAATAACTTATGTTTAGCTTGAGCTGGAGAACATTTGACCCTTTTTCCCTGATACAGAAACAGCTGTGTTAGAGAATCCAAAGAGTTggaaacaagaaaacaaaatttccGTTAACTTTCAGAAACGCACATTAGGACTGTAAACTGTAAAATATATGATTCGATTAAACTAGGGAAGATGAGAGACAACAAATAAGTACAAACCAGTTGAGAAAACTAGCATTTTGTGTACCTTCAGCTCAGTGTTGTTGAGCTCTTTAATAGCCTTGGTTGCCAATTCCTTGTTTCTATAGGTAACAAATGCATATCCTTTGTTCTGAGTTGAGTCCTTCCCTTTCATTATTCTTACCTGGCATTTTCATGCATGTCATCCGTGTAAAATTAGGGATACCAATAAAGAACAGATAATGAACAAGAAAAGAATTTACCTCTGTAACTTCCCCAATTGTCTCACAAAATTCCCTCACATCTGCCTCAGAAATATCATGAGTAATGCCACCTATGTACACTTCTGAACCATGAGGAGGAAGGGCGAGGAGCTCAGCATGCTTTTTCTCCATATCCTCAGCATCTACATCAACTTTCATTTTTACATCCTCTGACCCCTTTCCTTCACCAGCTCCATCACTTCCATTTTCctcctcttcctcctcctcttcttcttcttccaccTCCTCTTCgacctcctcttcttcttcctcttccatTTCCACCTCTTCTTCTACCTCTTCATACTCAatctcttcctcttcttc
The nucleotide sequence above comes from Solanum pennellii chromosome 9, SPENNV200. Encoded proteins:
- the LOC107031230 gene encoding heterogeneous nuclear ribonucleoprotein Q, with translation MPRTRASVAAVKSEPEKPVETEEHVDFEGDNEEEEEIEYEEVEEEVEMEEEEEEEVEEEVEEEEEEEEEEENGSDGAGEGKGSEDVKMKVDVDAEDMEKKHAELLALPPHGSEVYIGGITHDISEADVREFCETIGEVTEVRIMKGKDSTQNKGYAFVTYRNKELATKAIKELNNTELKGKRVKCSPAQAKHKLFIGNVPRSWGEEDMRTAVTNVGPGVITIELVKDPLNSGKNRGFAFIEYYNHACAEYSRQEMSNSDFKLDDNAPTVSWADPKNAETASSQVKAVYVKNLPQHINQDKLRELFEHHGKITKVVLPPAKPGQEQSRYGFVHFADRSSAMRALKNTEKYEIDGKILECSLAKPQVDQKSSGGSSSQKGATLPTYPPRIGYGMMGAPYGALGAGFGAGFGGPGVAQSMVYGRGATPGGLAMMPMLLPDGRIGYVLQQPGVMHSPPPTSRGGRSGGSSSDGRRGDSGGRGRPRYNPY